The DNA segment GTTTCCCTCCCGGAAGGGAAAGAGAGGCGGATTTGGCTGTCGCTTTCGTTTTTTTAATAAGAGAAGCCGGTGTGTCCGATTTGATTTCCGACCCGTCGAATGAGACCGGATGCAGGCTTCCCATGGCCAATTTTGCCAGAAAGTCCTTTTGCGAGAGGGGTTCATCCGTCGGGGGCACCTGTTTTAAGGCATGAGCGGGCAGGTGTAACGCGGATTTCGATTGCCTGGTTGCGGATGCCTCTTTTTTATTGAACGCGGAAAAACCCTGGATTTTCACAAGAAGTTTGGAAAAGAGTTTTTGAGCCGCCCCGTGCCCCCTCTGATTTGACACAAGGGAAGCGGACAAACCGGCTTTTTCCTTCTCCGGTTTTATTCCAAAAAGCGCAATAAAGGAGTTGACTCCCATCGTTTTCTCCGGATTAATTGAGTGAAACATATTTTTGCGTTAACGCGGCCGCACGGGACGGTTCCAGTGCACTGAGAATGGTTGCCGCCTGCTTCTCAGGACTAATTTGCAGCAGGGTTAAGATGGTCTTGTTGTCCAGGCTCAGCAGAAATTTGCCGACCTTTTGTCCATTCATCGTTTTTAGCATTTTAGCTACGCGCTGAATGCGGGTGACCTGTTCCCGAGTCAGGGCATTATTCAGGCTGTCTGTTTTTGTCTGTAAAACCGTTACCCTGGTTTTGAGTATGGACTTTCGGGCGGCTAATTTCCGGTAATCTGCCTGGATTTTTTTGTACTTTTTCTGAATTTCCTTGATGGAAACCTGCATTTCGCGGATGCTATTCTTAAGAACCTTCACCGAATCCTGCAGCGCCTTTTTTGTGTGCTGTAGATTTTGCAGGCGGATTTCCTCACCCGTCACGACTTCCGTCCGCCATTTCACCGTCACCGGAAGCTCAGGCCCGTAAAGGGCCACATAGGTAACCACCAGCACGGCCAAAAAGGATACGGAAAAGCCGAATAAGCCGAATGCCAATCCCTTTAAAGCGCCTTTTTCTGAGTCTTTTACTGAGCCTGTATTTGCCATTTTTTTCGTACCTTGCCCTGGGTTGCCAATTCGTCAATTGCTTTTTGATCTTCCTGATTGAAGGCGTAAATATATTCTTTAAATTTTTTCTCGTGTAGTTTTTCCAGAATTTTCTTTTCCTGCGAGATCCGCGTCAGTTCCAAACGAGCCTGTTCCGTTTCATCTTTAGCCTTATCAAGGCGCAATTCCTGATCCTTTTTTGACTTTCGAACTTGATTTAAGTACGTGTAATAGACGACCATTTCGGTCGCCTTGAAAACACTTTTTTCGGTCATTTCCTGAATGATATCATGCTCCAGTTTCCGGAGCTGCTTCAATTTCATCTCCTCAAAATTCTGCAGCCTTATTTTTTCAGCCAATTGAAAGGCCGCTTTTTGTTCAAAATGCCGTTTGCTGTTTTCTAATTTTTCCAGCTTAAACTTGAATTTTTTCACCCGGATTTTCCCTGACTTTGCACTTTCTTTGCGAAGAAAACCACCTGCTCTTTTGGGTATTCAGTCGACTAAAATATTTTGTGTCCTTGTTTTAACGGCCACAAATCCTTTGGATCACACAATCGAGAATAATGCATCCACGATGTGATCGAAAGATCCTTTTTCAGCCACATCCTGCTGTAGAAATTTATTAAGGTCATCAATTTTTTCGATAGCCTGATCGATTTTCGGATTACTCCCTTTCACGTAGGCACCAATGTTTATCAGATCCTCCGCTTCCCGATATACGGCAAGCAAATGCAAGAATTCTCTCGCCTTTTTCAGATGATCTTTTTCCACCACCTCAGGCATGACCCGGCTGATACTTTGCAAAGGATCGATGGCCGGATAGTGTCCCCGATTGGCCAAATCACGCGAAAGCACAATGTGCCCGTCCAGAATTGAGCGGGCGGAATCCGCAATGGGATCATTTAAATCATCCCCTTCAACCAGTACCGTATACAGACCGGTAATGCTGCCATCCGTAAAATTTCCGGCTCGTTCCAGCAGGCGGGGCAGCAAAGTAAAAGTGGACGGCGTGTAGCCTTTGGTAGCCGGCGGCTCTCCCACAGCCAGGCCAATTTCCCGCTGGGCCATGGCCACGCGTGTAACGGAGTCCATCATCAAAAGCACATTAAGTCCCTGATCCCGAAAATATTCGGCAATGGTTGTAGCCGTAAAGGCCCCCTTAATTCTCACCAGAGGGGAGGTGTCGGATGTGGCCGCTACAACAACGGAGCGCCTGAGGCCTTCTTCACCCAGGTCCCGCTCAATAAACTCGCGCACCTCGCGTC comes from the Calditrichota bacterium genome and includes:
- the fliJ gene encoding flagellar export protein FliJ — its product is MKKFKFKLEKLENSKRHFEQKAAFQLAEKIRLQNFEEMKLKQLRKLEHDIIQEMTEKSVFKATEMVVYYTYLNQVRKSKKDQELRLDKAKDETEQARLELTRISQEKKILEKLHEKKFKEYIYAFNQEDQKAIDELATQGKVRKKWQIQAQ
- the fliI gene encoding flagellar protein export ATPase FliI, which produces MNSSPQRDFLAHYTRRLKRVDPIVQIGRIYQIIGMIMESIGPRVSLGDLCTIRPTNGNEEGRAEVVGFRENKILLMPLNDISGYSPGSEVIATNEDLNIGVGEDLLGRILDGLGEPIDEKGPVDYSEKRSIYQTPPNPLSRPPIHRSIGTGVKAIDGLITLGQGQRMGIFAGSGVGKSVLLGMIARNTSADVNVIALIGERGREVREFIERDLGEEGLRRSVVVAATSDTSPLVRIKGAFTATTIAEYFRDQGLNVLLMMDSVTRVAMAQREIGLAVGEPPATKGYTPSTFTLLPRLLERAGNFTDGSITGLYTVLVEGDDLNDPIADSARSILDGHIVLSRDLANRGHYPAIDPLQSISRVMPEVVEKDHLKKAREFLHLLAVYREAEDLINIGAYVKGSNPKIDQAIEKIDDLNKFLQQDVAEKGSFDHIVDALFSIV